The following proteins come from a genomic window of Candidatus Caldatribacterium sp.:
- the ilvN gene encoding acetolactate synthase small subunit, with protein MEHIIAVLVENKPRVLARVASLFARRGYNIESLAVGPTQDPNISRITLVVTGNEHILEQITKQLYKLIEVIKVSDFANTPVVDRELALIKVHAPSNLRGEIAQTAEIFRARIVDVDEESLIIEVTGTPDKIDALEQLLRKYGIIEMTRTGRIALARGSQSL; from the coding sequence ATGGAGCATATCATTGCGGTCCTCGTGGAGAACAAACCCCGGGTCCTCGCCCGGGTGGCGTCCCTCTTTGCCCGGAGAGGCTACAACATCGAGAGCCTTGCCGTCGGTCCAACCCAGGACCCAAACATTTCCCGAATCACCTTGGTGGTCACAGGAAACGAACACATCCTCGAGCAAATCACAAAGCAGCTCTATAAACTCATCGAGGTTATCAAGGTGAGCGATTTCGCCAATACCCCGGTGGTTGATCGGGAGCTTGCCCTCATCAAGGTCCATGCCCCTTCGAACCTCCGGGGGGAAATTGCCCAGACCGCGGAAATCTTCCGGGCCCGCATCGTGGATGTCGATGAGGAAAGCCTTATCATCGAGGTTACAGGGACTCCGGACAAAATCGATGCCCTGGAGCAATTGCTCCGAAAGTACGGTATCATTGAGATGACTCGCACAGGGAGGATCGCCCTGGCGCGGGGAAGTCAATCTCTTTAG